The Daucus carota subsp. sativus chromosome 9, DH1 v3.0, whole genome shotgun sequence genome window below encodes:
- the LOC108202315 gene encoding uncharacterized protein LOC108202315, protein MKIFKCSISTLFVFILCGAIQVHAQRTYTCYRPDSPCFRKNITCPIECPSFRPAPYPHAKACYINCESPKCEAVCKHRKPDCNSSGAACYDPRFIGGDGIVFYFHGRSNEHFSLVSDHNLQINARFIGLRPAGRTRDYTWIQALGIQYGSQKFSIEATKAAAWNDNIDHLKLVYNDEDVILEETELSVWKSEQGNIKAERISSRNDVVFSIPNVVEISVRVVPVTKEDDRVHNYQIPSNDCFAHLEVQFTFSRLSPEVEGVLGRTYRPDFENPAAKPGVAMPVVGGEDKYKVSSLLSSDCRNCIFSPTTDATEKGALDIEYGTLDCTRGLSKGHGIVCRK, encoded by the exons ATGAAGATATTCAAGTGCTCCATATCAACATTATTTGTTTTCATTCTCTGTGGTGCAATTCAAGTCCATGCTCAAAGGACTTACACATGCTACAGACCTGATAGCCCATGTTTCCGGAAGAATATCACATGCCCAATAGAATGCCCCAGCTTTAGGCCAGCGCCATATCCCCACGCTAAAGCTTGCTATATCAACTGCGAGTCTCCTAAATGCGAGGCCGTGTGCAAGC ATAGAAAGCCGGATTGCAATAGTAGTGGAGCTGCATGCTATGATCCGCGATTTATTGGTGGAGATGGGATAGTCTTTTACTTCCATGGCAGAAGCAATGAGCATTTCAGCTTAGTTTCTGATCATAACCTTCAAATAAATGCGCGCTTCATTGGCCTACGTCCAGCTGGACGCACCAGGGACTACACATGGATTCAAGCCCTAGGAATCCAGTATGGCTCCCAGAAGTTCTCAATTGAGGCCACCAAGGCGGCTGCATGGAACGACAATATTGATCATTTAAAACTTGTGTACAATGATGAGGATGTGATTCTAGAAGAAACAGAGCTCTCTGTTTGGAAATCAGAACAAGGGAACATAAAAGCTGAGAGGATATCGAGCAGAAATGATGTCGTTTTTTCCATCCCGAATGTTGTTGAGATTTCGGTTAGGGTGGTTCCAGTGACCAAGGAGGATGACAGGGTTCATAATTACCAAATACCATCAAATGACTGTTTTGCTCATTTGGAAGTGCAATTCACTTTCTCTAGACTTTCACCTGAGGTTGAAGGCGTACTAGGCCGGACTTATCGCCCTGATTTTGAGAATCCTGCAGCAAAACCTGGAGTGGCCATGCCAGTTGTGGGAGGAGAAGATAAATACAAGGTTTCTTCACTTTTGTCTTCGGATTGCAGGAACTGCATCTTTTCTCCGACTACAGATGCTACTGAAAAGGGTGCCTTGGATATCGAATATGGTACGTTGGATTGTACCAGGGGGCTGTCCAAGGGGCATGGTATAGTTTGCCGGAAATAA
- the LOC135149264 gene encoding uncharacterized protein LOC135149264, whose protein sequence is MSDRISGMSGPSTPVHSDHSESTVEGLPLRPGVVPVSPPRALTPPPVAGPSRPPGYPRSGQTPIAPIPLRMIPPPAPMIRPPIRGPPPEHESSGFSGVGPSYPCSPLSVPYHYYQALLMEREELLGQIGELTQAMRDLDPNRGERQLREEICAFRTDAVERLCGITAPLGTPGDIIDWARWVLEQLDIIGGPDFP, encoded by the exons atgagtgatag AATATCAGGCATGTCAGGCcccagtaccccggttcattcGGATCATTCAGAGTCGACGGTTGAGGGACTTCCACTCCGTCCTGGAGTTGTACCGGTATCTCCACCCAGGGCACTTACACCCCCACCTGTAGCTGGACCTTCACGTCCACCTGGATACCCTCGTAGTGGACAGACCCCTATTGCACCTATACCACTTAGGATGATACCCCCACCTGCTCCCATGATACGACCTCCTATCCGTGGACCTCCACCAGAGCATGAGTCTTCTGGATTTTCAGGTGTCGGACCCTCTTATCCGTGTTCCCCTCTTTCGGTACCCTATCACTATTATCAGGCACTCTTGATGGAGAGAGAGGAGCTGTTGGGCCAGATTGGAGAGCTGACACAGGCGATGAGGGATCTAGATCCTAACAGGGGAGAGCGACAGTTGAGGGAGGAGATATGTGCTTTTAGGACAGATGCAGTAGAGAGATTATGTGGGATCACCGCACCACTTGGTACCCCTGGAGATATTATAGATTGGGCTCGTTGGGTCTTGGAGCAGCTGGATATTATCGGAGGCCCAGACTTCCCATAG
- the LOC108202156 gene encoding B3 domain-containing protein Os01g0234100, whose amino-acid sequence MAIPRAQPSSKNNKALDTKKKILKNREHKTGIAPKVETGDGHEFDGEKSSPMDRALEIQANLASKFPSFVKNMLPSHVAGGFWLGLPKKFSEMHLPKHDKTVVLVDETELEHETKYLAEKTGLSGGWRGFSIAHKLKEKDVLVFHLIQECKFKVYIVRANALSEIDGAISLLNLGARVTKMNGEGLKITVMAPEEHFNQYSPVHSVQEKDMVALRNNVDAAADNYKMDTDNSGSDDVDGIRFAHSVVDFKDVKGYENFSIIVDRLIIDCEIPHDLRVKYYELCCSQNSYLHDELIDGLNLRLVVGVIFEIISIADAIRSSKTRKCEDLKAWDNSLKAFEILGMKVGFLRARINKLLILSSDLEDALKRKIVEKAKAEEELEVLEIKRSRVKELIENSDYEIQAMKKKSKNLEAAFLEESQAPW is encoded by the exons ATGGCCATCCCTCGAGCTCAGCCCTCTTCCAAA AATAACAAGGCTTTGGACACAAAGAAAAAGATTTTGAAGAACAGGGAGCACAAAACA GGTATAGCACCGAAGGTGGAAACAGGAGATGGTCATGAATTTGATGGCGAGAAATCCTCTCCAATGGACCGAGCTCTGGAGATACAAGCAAATTTAGCATCCAAGTTCCCTAGTTTTGTGAAGAATATGCTTCCATCACATGTTGCTGGTGGATTTTGGCTG GGTCTTCCAAAGAAGTTTAGTGAAATGCATTTGCCAAAGCATGATAAAACTGTTGTTCTTGTGGATGAAACTGAGCTCGAACATGAGACCAAGTACCTTGCTGAAAAGACTGGACTTAGCGGTGGATGGAGAGGGTTCTCCATAGCTCACAAATTGAAGGAGAAAGATGTTTTGGTTTTTCATTTGATCCAAGAATGCAAATTCAAG GTCTATATTGTGAGAGCTAATGCCTTGTCTGAAATTGATGGAGCTATCAGTCTTCTAAACTTAGGTGCTCGTGTCACAAAAATGAATGGCG AGGGGCTGAAGATTACTGTTATGGCACCAGAGGAACATTTCAATCAGTATTCTCCGGTCCACAGTGTTCAAGAGAAAGACATGGTTGCCCTTAGAAATAATGTTGATGCTGCAGCAGATAACTATAAGATGGACACTGACAATTCTGGCTCAGACGATGTAGATGGCATCAGGTTTGCTCATTCCGTTGTTGATTTCAAAGATGTGAAGGGATATGAAAATTTCAGTATTATTGTGGATAGATTGATTATAGATTGCGAGATACCACACGACCTTCGGGTAAAATACTATGAGCTTTGCTGCAGTCAGAACTCGTACCTCCATGACGAACTCATTGATGGGCTAAACTTGCGACTAGTAGTAGGGGTCATTTTTGAAATCATCAGCATTGCTGATGCTATTAGATCTTCCAAGACTCGCAAATGTGAAGATCTGAAAGCATGGGACAACAGTTTGAAAGCCTTCGAGATTTTGGGCATGAAAGTAGGATTTTTACGTGCCAGGATAAATAAGCTTCTGATTCTCTCATCTGATTTAGAAGATGCTCTGAAACGCAAGATTGTTGAAAAAGCGAAAGCAGAAGAGGAACTGGAAGTTCTTGAAATTAAGCGTAGTAGAGTGAAAGAGCTGATTGAAAATTCAGATTACGAGATCCAGGCTATGAAGAAAAAGTCCAAGAACCTTGAAGCTGCATTTCTGGAAGAGTCACAGGCACCATGGTGA